Proteins encoded within one genomic window of Cucumis sativus cultivar 9930 chromosome 3, Cucumber_9930_V3, whole genome shotgun sequence:
- the LOC101209141 gene encoding zinc finger protein CONSTANS-LIKE 4 — protein sequence MIKCELCGHQARMFCESDQANLCWDCDEKVHCANFLVAKHSRTLLCHVCQSPTPWAASGRKLTPTVSVCEGCVQVHDGKCDQERRRENEVEVDDGDDFVDDEGFDSYEGGDSEEDDDGEEDDDEEEDDEDGENQVVPWSYASSSSPPPPPTVTSSSEGEISAGAGVASKRMREYGVDLDSDDEIESCSAPQSTRPFFNDEATSSSSLRPLKQARVTGPTQSITSTPDDEACKAELKSTAVVRSIQRLQNRLPTDINDASKMIFGICKMSRDQNR from the exons ATGATTAAGTGTGAGCTATGTGGGCATCAAGCCAGGATGTTCTGCGAGTCCGATCAAGCTAACCTCTGTTGGGACTGCGATGAGAAGGTTCACTGTGCTAATTTTCTCGTTGCTAAACATTCTCGGACCCTTCTTTGTCATGTGTGCCAGTCGCCGACTCCATGGGCCGCCTCTGGTCGGAAACTTACACCCACCGTTTCTGTGTGTGAGGGATGTGTTCAAGTCCATGATGGTAAATGCGACCAGGAGCGTCGTAGGGAAAACGAGGTGGAAGTTGATGACGGCGATGATTTTGTCGATGATGAAGGATTCGATAGTTATGAGGGAGGTGATAGTGAGGAAGACGATGATGGGGAAGAGGATGACGATGAGGAAGAAGACGATGAGGACGGAGAAAACCAGGTGGTGCCCTGGTCCTatgcatcttcttcatcaccaCCGCCGCCTCCGACAGTGACTTCTAGCAGCGAGGGTGAGATTTCAGCCGGCGCTGGTGTCGCCTCGAAGCGGATGAGAGAATACGGCGTCGATCTCGATTCCGAT GATGAAATCGAGTCTTGTTCTGCACCACAGAGTACAAGGCCATTTTTCAACGACGAAGCAACATCGTCAAGTTCCCTTAGGCCACTAAAGCAAGCAAGAGTTACAGGACCGACCCAATCAATCACATCCACTCCAGATGATGAAGCTTGTAAAGCCGAGTTAAAATCCACGGCTGTCGTTAGATCTATCCAGAGACTCCAGAATCGTCTTCCCACCGACATTAACGATGCTTCCAAAATGATCTTTGGGATATGCAAAATGAGCAGAGATCAGAATCGTTGA
- the LOC101209390 gene encoding universal stress protein PHOS32 isoform X1 — protein sequence MDPHNYLRNPTLEPDPQLPNIKIHHPASPRHPSAATPVATPTPTAGARRKVGVAVDLSEESAYAVHWAVQHYIRPGDAVILLHVSPTSVLFGADWGSIDITLDTVGDNPDDDGALNSENGQQQNHTERSKRKLEDDFDAFTASKAADLAKPLKDAQIPYKIHIVKDHDMRERLCLEVERLGLNALIMGSRGFGAAKRGNDGGLGSVSDYCVHHCVCPVVVVRFPDEKDVGVGLSSLAARKPDVDARKKPVAEPAESKGV from the exons ATGGATCCTCATAACTATCTTCGAAATCCCACCTTAGAACCTGACCCCCAACTTCCCAACATCAAAATTCACCATCCAGCTTCCCCTCGCCACCCATCCGCCGCCACTCCCGTCGCCACCCCCACCCCTACTGCCGGTGCCCGCCGCAAGGTTGGTGTCGCTGTTGACCTTTCCGAGGAGAGTGCTTATGCTGTTCATTGGGCTGTTCAACACTATATTCGCCCTGGTGATGCTGTCATTCTCCTCCATGTTAGCCCTACTTCCGTCCTTTTCGGCGCCGATTGGGGCTCTATTGACATTACTCTCGATACCGTCGGTGATAACCCGGATGATGATGGTGCTTTGAATTCTGAAAATGGTCAACAGCAGAACCACACCGAGCGCTCTAAACGTAAATTGGAGGATGATTTCGATGCCTTCACTGCCTCTAAAGCTGCCGATCTAGCTAAGCCCTTGAAAGATGCTCAGATTCCTTACAAGATTCACATTGTGAAAGATCATGATATGAGAGAGAGGCTTTGTTTGGAAGTGGAGAGGTTGGGGCTGAATGCCCTGATCATGGGTAGTCGGGGTTTTGGTGCAGCAAAGCGTGGAAATGACGGTGGACTCGGGAGCGTTAGCGATTATTGTGTGCATCATTGTGTGTGCCCTGTAGTGGTGGTGCGTTTTCCGGACGAGAAGGACGTTGGGGTCGGTCTTAGTTCTCTGGCTGCGCGGAAGCCGGACGTTGACGCCCGGAAAAAGCCAGTAGCCGAGCCAGCGGAGTCTAAAG GTGTTTAG
- the LOC101209390 gene encoding universal stress protein PHOS32 isoform X2, with the protein MDPHNYLRNPTLEPDPQLPNIKIHHPASPRHPSAATPVATPTPTAGARRKVGVAVDLSEESAYAVHWAVQHYIRPGDAVILLHVSPTSVLFGADWGSIDITLDTVGDNPDDDGALNSENGQQQNHTERSKRKLEDDFDAFTASKAADLAKPLKDAQIPYKIHIVKDHDMRERLCLEVERLGLNALIMGSRGFGAAKRGNDGGLGSVSDYCVHHCVCPVVVVRFPDEKDVGVGLSSLAARKPDVDARKKPVAEPAESKGC; encoded by the exons ATGGATCCTCATAACTATCTTCGAAATCCCACCTTAGAACCTGACCCCCAACTTCCCAACATCAAAATTCACCATCCAGCTTCCCCTCGCCACCCATCCGCCGCCACTCCCGTCGCCACCCCCACCCCTACTGCCGGTGCCCGCCGCAAGGTTGGTGTCGCTGTTGACCTTTCCGAGGAGAGTGCTTATGCTGTTCATTGGGCTGTTCAACACTATATTCGCCCTGGTGATGCTGTCATTCTCCTCCATGTTAGCCCTACTTCCGTCCTTTTCGGCGCCGATTGGGGCTCTATTGACATTACTCTCGATACCGTCGGTGATAACCCGGATGATGATGGTGCTTTGAATTCTGAAAATGGTCAACAGCAGAACCACACCGAGCGCTCTAAACGTAAATTGGAGGATGATTTCGATGCCTTCACTGCCTCTAAAGCTGCCGATCTAGCTAAGCCCTTGAAAGATGCTCAGATTCCTTACAAGATTCACATTGTGAAAGATCATGATATGAGAGAGAGGCTTTGTTTGGAAGTGGAGAGGTTGGGGCTGAATGCCCTGATCATGGGTAGTCGGGGTTTTGGTGCAGCAAAGCGTGGAAATGACGGTGGACTCGGGAGCGTTAGCGATTATTGTGTGCATCATTGTGTGTGCCCTGTAGTGGTGGTGCGTTTTCCGGACGAGAAGGACGTTGGGGTCGGTCTTAGTTCTCTGGCTGCGCGGAAGCCGGACGTTGACGCCCGGAAAAAGCCAGTAGCCGAGCCAGCGGAGTCTAAAG GTTGCTGA